The Asterias rubens chromosome 1, eAstRub1.3, whole genome shotgun sequence genome segment AAAAGTTAAATGACCTGGGCCTataatttcgtagagctgcatAAGTAGAAATACTGGCTAAAATCTCTGCTTAATAGCaacaatgagcaggatactatGGGGCGCCATTTGTCACTTATATTGTTTAGCACTTTAAGATGTAAAATTTGTTAACATCTAGTTGATATAAACCATGGCAAAACCATGAGTTAAAAGTGCTAAAGCACCCATCGATACCATTCATAAACTGTATAGGCATATgacatgctattttggctggtaccttTTTCTGttcaattataattttgttttgcgtAGCGTTTTGTACAGGTCTATGAAAACCATGGGCCCGCTGTACATGAGAGTAGCGTTATTTTGTTCCCAGAGAAGATGGAATTCTCTTGCAGTTTCTAAGTTTACTTTGAGTACGTTTAGAAAAGCAGTTAATTGAATAGCTTATTGCAGGCCATTAGAAGTAACGCGGCGCATCGGTGGCTGAACATTGAATACTAAGAATAAACGTAATACAAATGTTGATGTAATTTCATTCTTTATAATAGGGTAATACGTTTTGTTGACTGCTTTAAAACGTTTCAATATAAAATAGACGTCTGTTTTGATATTATGTGACCTCAGAATAACCAATAAATATCGAACTCTGTGATTATAAGAATTGACTGTGTCGATGAATTCAGTACAGACTGAGGCCATTATTTTCCCACCCCCCATACTCGAGTAAGACTACGGGCGATTCAATTAATACAGCCTCGGTTAGATAATTCTTTTTTGCCCCATTTTATCTCTTTCTCATCTGAAGTATGTTGATTGACACAACACACCAACTTTTTAAACGAAGACAATGACGAAATTTCAGTTTCAACCGAGGGAGGAACACCTCAAAGTgggaaacccatgcagtcaggtggGACCGGAAAAAACCCTGTTTAAGGCTTGGTCTGGTATCCCAGTGAAATCTGACCGCCGGAGATGTCCCCCGTGGGAAACTAACATGGGCTCAATGAGGATtattcacaagagggcgctaccagTAGCTTGTTTGTACACTGTGTAcgccgggggggggggaggtctCCTTTCATACCTGGAATAGAACCGGGATCCACAAAAGTGAAAGGCAGCAAAGTAATAAACCTTGTGGGTAGAGCTACGGGTAGGGGAGCACACGCGTGGCCTGAACGGGAGAGggcaatttttcaaaaacataatGATCATAATGATTATGATGCGACTAAAACTGTGACCATTATCACACATTCTCCCAAATTGTGCTTTAAAACCGCAGTTTGTATACTGACCTAGTTGCTCATTCTATTTAAAACCTATGTGACTgtgttatttaaaataaaaacttctcAAATAAATCAATAAGCTTGGAAACGGGAACTTGAAATCTAAAACAGTCATGACCAACTTTATTGGAtaactatagagggcgctcttaAAATATTGCACTCTGTCGTTTAGCGACATGGCAGGGATTGTATTCGTATATGGTCAGTACCCAAACTCAATTGAGTACACATAATTATGACTAGGGATGTGGCTGCTGAAAACCCCCACAATATTAGAACCATCCGAACTACCATGGTAGCAACCATCACACCTCACAAAGGTTCCAACAGGTTTGTGCACGAATCATGGACTCCCGTTATGAAGTGATATTTGGATACATGATACTTTAAAATGGGTACCTTGTCCTGcttaacataattttgttgtgcttaactaCTTTTGCcctgcctaagcagctctataaaaattgGGACCTAATTTAGTTAGTGTTAAATTTCCAACCATCTAGTGTACCTGGAACTTAAAGTTgtaccttttttcaaaaagagttgTTCTTTGCGACAATTTGATCAGTAACAATACCTATATGTGTATAGAGGGTGTTCCTGTAATATATTATGAGTTGTGTACACAAAGCAATATATAACTCTTTTCCAAAGTCCCACACCTCTGCCCCTCTTGCCATTGGCCATGCCGAACATTGATTGCTAGCCGATAAGCTTATTATGCCCCTGCAGTTGGTGAAGCTACCAAAGGTAGGGGCGTACTATTTCTGACATTTCATTCTGTGTGCGTGTATACATAAGCcctataggactctttctctgtacacagatacagcgaaactgtagtacaatacaaaagtgtaaggccgccagggctagcaTTCACTGGACTTTGTTAATTATAATTTACCATCTTTTATTTACAGTAGGTTATTGTTTAAACCGGATCTACCACAAATATTACGGGATTAGTTGTTTGTTGACGACGGTCATAAAGTTTAATCAACAATCTGTTTCCATGGTAGAAACAGTTGTATCTGTAAACAGCCTTATAAAACATTCATTAACTGATTGCTAACATCCCAGGCAACACACAAAGGACCTCTTATCACTCTATAAATCGTTCAAGATTCTCTATCAAGTGTTTACTCTGTTTGTCAAGTCATCATAACTTTATAAACCGGTGCCCAGTTCAAAAAGGTGTTTAGCAGAATGGTATTTGGTAAACTGTCTACTAAGCAGACAATTGGCAtggaaccagtcacaagcagTGTGTCTTACACGGtgttttgtctggtaacctgcAATATTTACTGCTGTGCTAtgcatttttgtgcttacaggcttcgtAAGAGTCTGGTTCCTGGGCCATATTTGGTTatgctgttaagcacaaaattctgcttcGAAAATGTTATTTTCCCTGCTACTGAACAAGAAAAGAGTGGGTTACCGGTCACAGTAGTGTGAACTGTATTTCTGCTGGTGACCTGTGAACTAAgcaatacttaatttatgcttacaggctctCTTACCCCATGGGCCAGGGAATTGATGTTTATATTAACAACTGCAGATGGGCCACCAACTGTTTtgattcataatttgttttactattgaatgttttttttttctttcttctaatTTGGCACTCTACCTAGCTACCGAACTTACAGCCCTTTGTTTGGTCTCACCATTTTTTCAATATCTGTATttgagtgtttttctttttaactacAATGACAACATGCCAGGCAAGCACAGACACAAATTTGCGTTTTTGTATTGTCATAATTTCCCTTTAAACAGGTTTTAAAGTAATTGAAGAGTATATTGACATGTTTTAGCAGATTGAAATAAaactttattaatttaaaaaatacttcagaAATGCGGTTTTAACTGTTAATGGCTAATTTAATctaatatataatatattacATTTCGTGGAATAATGCAAGCAATGTTTAAGTTTAATAGCTGTTAGTTTAAACAACTCGAAGCGTTTTGGTTAACGATTAGGCTCGTTCCCtttggaaataaaacaataattatttaaacacTTCAGAAACGCGGCTCGAATTGTTGTTTTAGTCAATAACGTTGAACAACCAAAATATCACCTCGACATATCTTGCGTTGTTGAAAAACTGTGTTATACACATTATAGGCCTATGCATGTATGCGGGTTTCCTTTTTAACTAAAGATACTTTTGACTTATACCAGCACTATTATTTTGACTTATACCAGCACTATTTAAATATAGCAATGCCCGAAAATTCAAATACATACAAAaagtttttaagttgttttcgTTCAAATGATGAAAGATTGCCGACATAACagtttgaaattttgttaatttaatttgtgttgaaaaaaatctgGAAGTCATTTGCCATTATTATCAGTAAACGTATACTAAAAAGTACTTTGCATTGTTGACAGGAtcaaaaatacataatttgGAGTGGATATCAATGTACGAAAATAGATGCATGTTTTATCAAGAATATTAAAAGCTATTGATCACAAACCTTTTCCCTCCCCAATTTTCTCTAAAAGAAAACACTTTGGTTCAAttacattttaaagttttgtatagcattttttttctcgGCATAAATATAAAGTATGTTAAAAAAAACGGAAGTGATTTTTGTCTTACAATATCGTGTCGGCGGATTGCTCATTAGCCAATAAGTatgttttggggttgaacaaagaaacatttactaagtgggactcgaaccaacgaactccgtattaacgtgccggcgctctaccaactgagctgtctagccctatgttggcggtctccttaaattattgtcaatatctttgtcccctagatagctcagttggtagagcgccggcacgtttaTGAGGTCGTATAGGTTCGTgtcccactctagtaattttttctttgttcaacccacaaaatcatttaaacatttacccagtcagtttccctggtGGTTTTATATTGATACAAATTGTCAAACATGTCACCGGCCATaagggaacacgttgccttggatcggacgagtttgtctttgaaaaagtgtttgtaactgtttttttttttataaaatgcatatgggtagaaagatgttgtaaaagtagaatacaatggtccacacaaacatgcctgaaaattgcacggttttccttcaacctcgtcgactaacacggtcggccatttatgggagtcaaatttatgactcccataaatggccgaccgtgttagttcgcacagtaaaaggaaaaccacgcaatttcgaggcaaacttgtgtggaccattgtattctacttttaaaacatctttccaaccatatgcattttataaaaaacggttacaaacgctttttatggaccaactcgtccgatccaaggcaacgtgttcctttaagatttccAGCCTCAAAGGTGTTTCACTAAATTTCAGTAAACGTTAATGAACCACCGTCAGTAAAAAGACTTGCCTTACTGATAGGCTGGTCAATACACTTATAAGCAGAGTctttcaattatattttttagcataatgttttgtaatatttacaacaattaaaggcaatggacactaagtaattattcaaaacaatttgttagcataaaacttaattgataacgagcaatgaatagctgttggtagtataaaacactgcgaTAAACGGTCCCTCTGAattaagtagtttttgagaaagatgtaatttctcactcaaatagtaaatGACTTTGGTTGTGCTATtctattatgcatctgaaagcaaacaaaattcgtgaaacaatggtgttttttgtttcattattatttcatgcagttgagatacaccaagtgaagaagtgtggtctttgacaataaccaatagtgtccagtgtctcatCATGTATTACTATTCTAAGGtaattgtgtgtttgtgtactcGGCTGGAAGATGTAATTCTATAACTTGCCAAACTCTTaatttcatcatcatcaataaGTTGTTGCAACCGAGATCCAGATCGCAACGTCATGCCATAAGACTGTGTTTACTCCTCGTCATGTTTGGAAAGTCCTCAATTTTCAAATTAAACCACTCTTGTCACTATCTATCATTTTCTTGCCCTATCACAAAAACTTCActtcttttaaatgtttgaaactAATGTAACACCTCTCAATAATAGCCAGCCATTTCTTTTCACATATGTTTTCCCTTCATTTTGGAATATTTGAGACTAAGAGAACAAGTGGAGGTGGTTTATAAATTGTTTCTGCTTCACTTCGGTACAAGTTATTCTGTTCTTCCATTTTTACTGCGCGTTTTCTTGCATTTCATGAtctctttctttcttcttcGCCTTCTTGGGTTTCTTATTCTTCTTACCAAGTACAGCCATAAGACTCTTCGACATGAAGTAAGGCTTCTCCTCGGATCCATCATGGCGCTCCAGATCTTCAAGGAAGCACAAGAATAACGTGTCCACTCCCATGTCGTACACGGCAAAGAAGACAGCTGCAATGACGTAAGAGAAAACACCGATTACCACTATGGGTGCCCAGATGTAATTCAGAGGTGGTATAGGAATGAGAGGATTTGAGTCCCATGTGAAGTAGTAAAACGCACCCACAGTGACGCCCAAGGTAATGGTCAATTTGAAGATGAACAGCAAGAAACTTGTAATGCTATTCAAGACGGCAGCGCGCAGGATGTTCCTCATGAGGAGGAAGAAGGCATCCTTGGCAGCCGCACAGAACGAGCGGCCGTATATAGCGATCTCGATGTAGGCATTGCGGTTGATGTACCGGATGAACTTCTCAAGACACCAGAAAAGACAATGGCAGCAGCATAAGATGAAGCGGGAGATGCAGTTATCCAAACTAGAGCCTTTCAGCTTCTTTTCCACGTACTCCAGAATGATACGGATGAACTGGACGATGGTGACAATGAGAGAGCCGAATGCCAGGGAACCAAGGTGGTATCGTATGGCCCGCCAGAGGGAGCTGGCAATGGCCACAGCAGGGATGTCATTCGGCTTGGAGAAAGCCCAATAGTAAGAGGCAAATGCCCCAGCTAAAATCATCTCCCCCAATGCTATGATAAAGTTAACCATCCATAACAGGGCAAACACCATGTACAACTGTAAGTACAGTTTGTAATCTGGGATGTCATAACTGACAAACTGGCATTTTGCCGGTGAGTTCAGCGTACTGTTGAATCCCGATATGTCACAAGCTGTCCCATTCGTGACATCTGACCCGAGTGGAGCGTCGACAACTGTATAACTTGCCTCGCCAATCGAtgctaaaaatacaaaaacgaaAGCCCAAAAGACGGCGAATGTGATCTGGAGAATGAATGGCAAGATGGGACCAAAGATGGTAGATGGCATCATGCCCATGGCTCGGCTTGCCTCCTCGATTACTGCCGTGGCGAGTCGAATGCGGTTGAAAAGCACCAAGATGATCAGGATGAGTATGCCACCGATCACGCTTAAGATGATGGCGAAGACGAGCCAGATGACTGAAGATTCGAGGTAGCATTCCGGGTCGAGATAGTTAAAAGTGGCGTCTCCAAAGTCACCACATTTGGATTGGTCTCTGTATTGAAAATATCGCGTGTAGGTAAAGTAATTTCCAAATGCAAGGAGACCAACGAAGGCTACAAGCACCGCCCAGACGATGAACGTCGCCAACCATTGCATGAGTACAAGAAGAAAGAAACAGAGAAGCATTGTTCCTCCTAGAGCTGCTAAGATGTAAGGCCATGTTTTCAAGAAGTCGTCAACAAGGTTCTCAATTTGTTCGATGCCGTACACGAAACTAACCAACTTCCCCAAAGTGTCCACTTGTTCGTTGGTTGTGTTGCGCCCGTTTTCTGTCTGTCCGTTTTCGTCTGCAAAGGTAATGGGGAGACACCGTCCAGCGAACGGTTGGCTCGGTACGTAGTAGACGGCACACAATTCCTTAGTCGCTAACTCCAAGATTTTACTAATGTCGTTACCAACATACGCTTTCGGATCAATGTCATATCGACAGATGAGCTTATCCCAGTCCACAGTATAAAGATCCACTACTTCCAGTAAAGAAAATGTGGTATTAGGGCATGACTTGACACATACTTGCGGGGTTGGGCAGCTGAGGGATATCAGGACGGTAGACGAAAGGCATGACAGCAAGTCGAAGTAGAAAGCGTAGGGTTTGGTCTGTACGGTATCACTCACCCCGCACAACTGCCCCTGGTAGTCGGATGGATACAACAAAGTATCTGGATTTCCATACGAAAAGGCGAAATAGGCGACCACTCCAATGCCGGCCAAGAAGGCCAGAAATATCACGCAGCAAATGACATCGGTGCAGCTTCGTTTGTGGATGGGTCCTTTGAACGTTGGGTCGTGTCGGCGTGGTTTCCCGTAATTCTTCCCTTTACGCTCTTCCTCTAAGTCGTCGTCAGGTCTGTCAATGTTCTCCACTGAggatgttttctttgttttcttagaTCCGAGAcccatgttgttgtttttcaacttCAAACTCGAGACAATTCGTGACTACTGATTTGATGGGCTGTAACCCTCTGTGATGACACACTTTTTAATGCGAGATACGGACGACAGTTTGTCCTGCTGCTGTGAGCCGGACTTGAATGTGACTGCTTCGCCGAAACCGtctagccttttttttttttttttttttttctccaaaataaTGCACCAAATGCATTCCAGAATGACTGTCCCCTAAATAATGCAGATACACGTCAATCCAGTAATACCTTTAGCCGGATTCAGATAATGGCTTCGctgaaaccatggaggaatacacCGAAACAATAAtctagttgtttgtttgttcttttttctaCAACAGATGTATCAAGCCGTAGTCTGCGGCCGGGAATGACGGGTCCACACACCATGTTTGATGTCGGGTTAAAAATTAACTACAGTGGacatgctttaaaggcactggacacctttggtattgtcaaagaccagttttctcacttggtgtatctcaacatttttgcatataacaacaaacctgtgaaaatgttgactcaatttggcgtcgaagttgcgcgaaAGGAAGAAATACTACCCTTGGCGCACAAGTTTTATGCTTCAGATGCCTTGAGTGAGACCTCAGATGAGATATCTTATTCAAATCCaatattttagcgagaaattactttgttctttctcaaaaacgttactggagggagccgtttctcacaatgtttcaaattatcaacagctctccattgctcataaatataccaagtaagtttgaatGCTAACAATAATGAG includes the following:
- the LOC117295607 gene encoding choline transporter-like protein 4 gives rise to the protein MGLGSKKTKKTSSVENIDRPDDDLEEERKGKNYGKPRRHDPTFKGPIHKRSCTDVICCVIFLAFLAGIGVVAYFAFSYGNPDTLLYPSDYQGQLCGVSDTVQTKPYAFYFDLLSCLSSTVLISLSCPTPQVCVKSCPNTTFSLLEVVDLYTVDWDKLICRYDIDPKAYVGNDISKILELATKELCAVYYVPSQPFAGRCLPITFADENGQTENGRNTTNEQVDTLGKLVSFVYGIEQIENLVDDFLKTWPYILAALGGTMLLCFFLLVLMQWLATFIVWAVLVAFVGLLAFGNYFTYTRYFQYRDQSKCGDFGDATFNYLDPECYLESSVIWLVFAIILSVIGGILILIILVLFNRIRLATAVIEEASRAMGMMPSTIFGPILPFILQITFAVFWAFVFVFLASIGEASYTVVDAPLGSDVTNGTACDISGFNSTLNSPAKCQFVSYDIPDYKLYLQLYMVFALLWMVNFIIALGEMILAGAFASYYWAFSKPNDIPAVAIASSLWRAIRYHLGSLAFGSLIVTIVQFIRIILEYVEKKLKGSSLDNCISRFILCCCHCLFWCLEKFIRYINRNAYIEIAIYGRSFCAAAKDAFFLLMRNILRAAVLNSITSFLLFIFKLTITLGVTVGAFYYFTWDSNPLIPIPPLNYIWAPIVVIGVFSYVIAAVFFAVYDMGVDTLFLCFLEDLERHDGSEEKPYFMSKSLMAVLGKKNKKPKKAKKKERDHEMQENAQ